In Apium graveolens cultivar Ventura chromosome 10, ASM990537v1, whole genome shotgun sequence, the following are encoded in one genomic region:
- the LOC141692532 gene encoding NAC domain-containing protein 21/22-like, which yields MALRDIGAALPPGFRFYPSDEELVCHYLHKKIAHEDVSNGSTLVDIDLHTCEPWQLPEVAKLNSTEWYFFSFRDRKYATGFRTNRATTTGYWKATGKDRTVVDPTTNCVVGMRKTLVFYKNRAPNGIKTGWIMHEFRLENPLIPPKEDWVLCRVFYKSKTSELSPQNVYDAEATAGSDTSPDAAQVMLPGYNNNRHHQHIVDSESLAHPNNLHSFSPLNPNLLILSHQFHTDHLNEMILINSKCEIDDYGFFMDPNFEDINSGDGTSNMEEMKFEDNHGNLVFIK from the exons ATGGCCTTAAGGGATATTGGAGCAGCGCTACCTCCGGGATTTAGGTTTTATCCGAGCGATGAAGAATTAGTGTGCCATTATCTTCACAAAAAGATTGCACATGAAGATGTTTCCAATGGTAGTACTCTTGTGGATATTGACCTTCATACATGTGAGCCATGGCAGCTTCCTG AGGTTGCAAAGCTGAATTCAACAGAGTGGTACTTCTTCAGCTTTAGGGATCGGAAGTATGCTACCGGATTTCGAACAAACAGAGCCACCACAACTGGATATTGGAAGGCCACTGGAAAAGATCGTACAGTGGTGGATCCAACGACTAATTGTGTTGTTGGGATGAGAAAGACTCTGGTTTTCTACAAAAATAGAGCTCCTAATGGGATTAAAACCGGTTGGATCATGCATGAATTCCGCCTTGAAAATCCTCTTATCCCTCCTAAG GAAGACTGGGTACTATGTAGAGTTTTTTACAAATCAAAGACTTCAGAATTGAGCCCACAAAATGTGTATGATGCTGAGGCAACAGCTGGTAGTGACACATCTCCTGATGCGGCTCAAGTTATGCTTCCAGGTTATAATAATAATCGTCATCATCAACATATTGTTGATTCCGAAAGCCTTGCACACCCTAATAATCTCCATTCATTTTCACCATTAAACCCTAATCTCCTTATTCTATCTCATCAATTTCACACTGATCATCTTAATGAAATGATTTTGATTAACTCCAAGTGCGAAATAGATGATTATGGATTTTTTATGGATCCGAACTTTGAAGATATTAATTCGGGTGATGGAACTTCAAATATGGAGGAAATGAAATTCGAAGATAATCACGGCAACTTAGTTTTCATCAAATAG